In Caldisphaera lagunensis DSM 15908, a single genomic region encodes these proteins:
- the rnhB gene encoding ribonuclease HII: MVNRAKWIIGIDEAGRGSIIGELMVGSYAIRENDIDFLKEIGVKDSKMLTPNQRENLYEILIRKGLFSVIPIKPYDIDRNNINTLEEKAAIQNILNLKRQIGNIFEIKSIIIDKFGYLKLMPSKLKQLGFKGDLIVEPKADVNYPVVSAASIIAKVIRDRRIEILRKLYGVKGSGYPSDPETIDYVFSELKKGYKPLFIRYSWETLKGTEYYIKKSKRTSKSLQDFMK, translated from the coding sequence ATGGTTAATAGAGCCAAGTGGATAATAGGAATAGATGAAGCAGGAAGGGGAAGCATTATTGGAGAGCTTATGGTAGGATCTTATGCTATACGCGAAAATGATATTGATTTTTTAAAAGAAATTGGAGTTAAAGACAGCAAGATGCTTACACCAAATCAGAGAGAAAATTTGTATGAGATTCTAATCAGAAAAGGATTATTTTCAGTTATTCCTATAAAACCATATGATATTGATAGAAATAATATAAACACATTAGAAGAGAAAGCAGCAATACAAAATATTTTAAATTTAAAAAGACAAATTGGGAATATATTTGAGATAAAATCAATAATTATAGATAAGTTTGGGTATCTAAAATTAATGCCATCAAAACTGAAACAACTAGGATTTAAAGGTGATTTGATAGTTGAGCCTAAAGCAGATGTTAATTATCCAGTCGTATCTGCTGCGAGCATAATAGCAAAAGTCATTAGAGATAGAAGAATTGAAATATTAAGAAAATTATATGGCGTTAAGGGAAGTGGATACCCATCAGATCCAGAAACAATTGATTATGTTTTTTCAGAATTGAAAAAAGGATACAAACCCTTATTTATAAGATATTCATGGGAAACATTAAAAGGCACAGAATACTATATTAAGAAAAGTAAAAGAACCTCCAAATCCCTTCAAGATTTCATGAAATAG
- a CDS encoding metal-sulfur cluster assembly factor — MSEQIKESKRPPNLEVSGDNELIRKVEDALKEVYDPEIPVNVYDLGLVYQIEAKYVNNKPKVMIVMTLTAIGCPVTGSILAYVEEAIKDRIPDIDDNIDIEVTFEPPWNPDMVSEEGRELLKEVYGYDVVEEWKKNMQNVQQGLQS; from the coding sequence ATGTCTGAGCAAATTAAAGAGAGTAAAAGACCTCCAAACCTAGAAGTTTCAGGAGATAATGAACTAATAAGGAAGGTTGAGGACGCATTAAAGGAAGTATATGATCCAGAAATACCAGTAAATGTTTATGATTTAGGTTTAGTTTATCAAATAGAAGCCAAATATGTCAATAATAAACCTAAGGTTATGATAGTAATGACTTTAACAGCTATAGGATGCCCAGTAACAGGATCAATATTAGCATATGTTGAAGAAGCAATAAAAGACAGAATTCCGGATATTGATGATAACATAGATATAGAAGTTACTTTTGAACCTCCTTGGAATCCTGATATGGTTAGCGAGGAAGGTAGAGAATTACTAAAAGAAGTTTATGGATATGATGTTGTTGAAGAATGGAAGAAAAACATGCAAAATGTTCAACAAGGATTACAGTCTTAA
- a CDS encoding nicotinamide mononucleotide deamidase-related protein: MIKNEVKAWILSIGNEILIGRITNTNATWLSKRLTFLGVKVTRIITVPDEIDDIIEELRRGLNNADLIITTGGLGPTYDDKTIDAVAKAVNKKLVLNPIAYNMIKAKFEKSNLPMTKEREKMAYLPEGGIPLNNSAGTAPGLFLEINNKIVISLPGVPKEMEAIFEEEVINKINKILPPISVIECGFKLEGVPESSIAPILEQVDKKFSNLYIKSHPKGIEVSKPILEIKVLVSDKNKEEARKKAEGALQIVKEEAKKLNGKISEEYC, from the coding sequence ATGATAAAAAATGAAGTTAAGGCCTGGATATTATCTATTGGAAATGAAATTTTAATAGGAAGGATAACAAATACAAATGCAACATGGCTATCAAAACGTTTAACATTCTTAGGAGTTAAAGTAACCAGAATTATTACGGTACCAGATGAAATTGATGATATTATTGAAGAATTGAGAAGAGGATTAAATAATGCAGATTTAATTATAACAACTGGTGGATTAGGGCCTACTTATGATGATAAAACAATTGATGCTGTTGCAAAGGCTGTTAATAAAAAACTTGTATTGAATCCAATTGCTTATAATATGATAAAGGCAAAATTTGAAAAGTCTAATCTACCCATGACAAAAGAAAGAGAAAAGATGGCGTATCTACCAGAAGGTGGAATTCCTTTAAACAATTCTGCAGGTACTGCCCCAGGATTGTTTTTGGAAATAAATAATAAAATTGTAATTTCATTGCCAGGAGTACCTAAGGAAATGGAGGCGATATTTGAAGAAGAAGTAATAAACAAAATAAATAAGATATTACCGCCAATATCTGTTATTGAATGCGGCTTTAAATTAGAAGGGGTTCCAGAATCATCAATTGCTCCAATTTTAGAACAAGTTGATAAAAAATTTTCTAATTTATATATAAAAAGTCATCCTAAAGGAATTGAAGTAAGTAAGCCAATACTTGAAATAAAAGTACTTGTATCTGATAAAAATAAGGAAGAAGCAAGGAAAAAGGCTGAGGGTGCATTGCAAATTGTCAAAGAAGAAGCAAAAAAGCTCAATGGAAAAATATCTGAGGAGTATTGTTAA
- a CDS encoding MFS transporter translates to MNIDKKYLWIVSISTSFAAILTPLDSTIVSISLPFISRSLKMSYIETIWVPLGYLIALTVLLLPIGRLSDIKGKKKFFTNGYIIFIIGTLMSGLSFNGFELDLWRIIQGIGAAFILAVGGAIITETYPPNMRGRAFGIWSFSVYLGTTIGPVIGGIIVSITSWRYIFFVTLPLAIIGYILSTKYIKETNIKLNEKMDYTGSALLIIGLFSIVYGLTYGSFIGWNIYSILFSIFGLTVFGLFLAYEYKNSYKAILDVNLLKNNVMFTAGNLAALLNYTGYFYLSFFISFYMQIILIFSPLITSIALISLSLSMVILSPISGWLSDKIGSRLLATTGMLLIMVGLLLLIPLGLKATLFDVSLRMIIIGVGMGLFSSPNTSAVMGSVTKDKLGVASGSLNLMRFLGQSLSLAIASLIVASYIPKNVLSSIFTGVAITNYQISAQFFILGLRRLYLISSIIIAVGAVLSALRNKRKS, encoded by the coding sequence TTGAACATTGATAAGAAATATTTATGGATAGTATCAATATCGACATCATTTGCAGCAATATTAACACCTTTAGATAGCACAATAGTAAGCATTTCATTACCATTTATTTCAAGAAGCTTAAAGATGAGCTATATAGAGACTATTTGGGTTCCCTTGGGATATCTTATAGCATTAACTGTGTTGCTTTTACCTATAGGAAGATTATCAGATATAAAAGGTAAGAAAAAATTTTTTACAAATGGTTACATAATTTTTATTATTGGTACTTTAATGAGTGGTTTATCATTCAATGGATTTGAATTAGATTTATGGAGAATAATTCAAGGAATTGGTGCAGCATTTATATTAGCAGTTGGAGGTGCCATCATAACAGAAACATATCCCCCTAATATGAGAGGTAGAGCGTTTGGTATATGGTCCTTTTCAGTATACTTAGGAACAACAATAGGACCGGTCATAGGAGGTATTATAGTTAGCATCACATCATGGAGATATATATTTTTCGTTACACTTCCATTAGCTATTATAGGTTATATTTTATCAACAAAATATATAAAAGAAACGAATATTAAATTAAATGAAAAAATGGATTATACAGGATCTGCCTTACTTATTATAGGTCTATTCTCTATTGTTTATGGTTTGACTTACGGATCATTTATAGGGTGGAATATTTATTCCATATTATTTTCCATATTTGGTTTAACAGTGTTTGGATTATTTTTGGCCTATGAGTATAAAAACTCATATAAAGCAATATTAGATGTTAATTTGCTAAAAAACAATGTCATGTTTACAGCAGGAAATTTGGCTGCTCTCCTTAATTATACTGGTTATTTTTACTTATCATTTTTCATATCATTTTATATGCAAATAATTTTAATATTTTCTCCTCTGATAACAAGCATCGCATTGATATCTCTTTCGTTATCAATGGTAATATTGTCTCCAATTAGTGGTTGGCTTTCCGATAAGATTGGCTCAAGATTATTAGCTACAACAGGTATGCTTTTAATAATGGTTGGCTTATTACTTTTGATCCCACTAGGTCTTAAGGCAACTTTATTCGATGTATCTCTTAGGATGATTATTATAGGAGTAGGAATGGGATTATTCTCATCACCAAACACAAGTGCAGTTATGGGTTCGGTAACGAAAGATAAATTAGGTGTTGCTTCTGGATCTTTAAATCTCATGAGGTTTTTAGGTCAGTCTTTAAGCCTCGCAATTGCAAGCTTAATAGTTGCATCATATATTCCAAAAAATGTGCTATCATCTATATTTACTGGAGTAGCTATTACAAATTATCAAATATCAGCTCAGTTCTTCATTTTAGGACTTAGAAGACTTTATTTAATCTCATCTATAATAATAGCTGTTGGTGCTGTTTTATCAGCATTAAGAAATAAAAGGAAATCTTGA
- a CDS encoding ATP-binding cassette domain-containing protein, with protein sequence MVETRKLTKIYGNGIKALDELDLKLNSRISCIIGRNGAGKTTLVKILSTQLRQTSGEAFVMGYDVIKDRHKLRKMICSIPQESKPAGISSPLEHLVMYLTARGFPIRDSFNLAKMALKEVGLGDFIDTSTDELSGGMKRKVFVAMALASQAEVIFLDEPTVGLDPISRLEVWGAIRQLKGNVILTTHYMEEAQALCDQIAIIDKGKTIKVGNLEELMEPLKGKVRVEGIGNISIGELKISYVTPEEAKKLISEVKINGSNKISIKPVSLEDVLILSGVEIENE encoded by the coding sequence ATTGTTGAAACAAGAAAGCTTACAAAAATATATGGAAATGGGATTAAAGCTCTTGATGAACTAGATTTAAAATTGAATTCAAGAATATCTTGCATAATAGGAAGAAATGGCGCAGGAAAAACAACACTTGTAAAAATTCTTTCTACTCAATTGAGACAAACTTCGGGTGAAGCATTTGTAATGGGTTATGATGTAATAAAAGATAGGCACAAATTAAGAAAAATGATCTGTAGTATACCCCAAGAGTCTAAACCTGCTGGAATTTCATCCCCACTTGAGCATCTAGTTATGTATTTAACTGCAAGAGGTTTTCCAATAAGAGATTCATTTAATCTTGCAAAAATGGCTTTAAAGGAAGTAGGACTTGGAGATTTTATTGATACATCTACAGATGAATTATCTGGGGGAATGAAGAGAAAAGTTTTTGTTGCAATGGCATTAGCTTCACAAGCTGAAGTTATATTTCTAGATGAGCCAACTGTTGGATTAGATCCAATATCTAGACTAGAAGTATGGGGTGCAATAAGGCAGCTCAAAGGAAATGTAATTTTAACAACACATTATATGGAAGAAGCTCAGGCTTTATGTGATCAAATTGCTATAATCGATAAAGGAAAAACTATAAAGGTGGGAAATTTAGAAGAACTTATGGAGCCACTTAAAGGGAAAGTTAGGGTTGAAGGAATTGGTAATATATCAATAGGAGAGTTAAAAATATCATACGTTACACCTGAAGAAGCAAAGAAATTGATTAGTGAAGTTAAAATAAATGGAAGCAATAAAATTTCTATAAAACCAGTAAGCTTAGAAGATGTTTTAATTTTGAGTGGTGTTGAGATTGAGAACGAGTAA
- a CDS encoding ABC transporter permease: protein MLRLRTSKFNWRFVLAFIWFYGYSSIKRGYYYVLSYLALPLSLLFFIYIVSKGHLVQYAILGGIISIITSNALTAIGDTSFFKLELKLQELLIAADVSPIEYLLGIGLGNLLYSLPGLFVYFVLGFLYKIFSLSLLGLTILTLIIVMVAATSLAYMTGSRVSHMRNSWGVGSLLSVILTMLPPLYYPYTFLPKIALYPLILSPATPASIFLQDFMTKRIINYYSFLILLAETIIYLLLALKLGKWEE, encoded by the coding sequence GTGTTGAGATTGAGAACGAGTAAATTTAATTGGAGGTTTGTTTTGGCATTCATTTGGTTTTATGGTTATTCTTCTATAAAAAGAGGTTATTATTATGTTCTATCTTATTTAGCATTACCATTATCCCTTTTATTCTTTATATACATCGTTAGCAAAGGACATCTAGTTCAATATGCCATCTTAGGGGGGATAATATCTATAATAACTAGTAATGCTTTAACCGCAATAGGAGATACATCATTTTTCAAATTAGAATTAAAATTACAAGAGCTACTAATAGCAGCAGATGTTTCCCCAATAGAATATTTATTAGGTATTGGACTTGGAAACTTACTATATTCATTACCAGGATTATTTGTTTATTTTGTTTTAGGGTTTCTTTATAAGATATTTTCATTATCATTATTAGGTTTAACTATATTAACGCTTATTATTGTTATGGTTGCTGCAACAAGTTTAGCATATATGACAGGTAGCAGGGTTTCTCATATGAGGAATTCTTGGGGCGTTGGTAGTTTACTCTCAGTTATATTAACCATGTTACCTCCCTTATATTATCCATACACTTTTTTGCCAAAAATAGCACTTTATCCTCTTATTCTATCTCCAGCAACTCCAGCATCGATATTTTTACAAGATTTTATGACTAAAAGGATTATAAATTACTATTCATTTTTGATATTGCTTGCTGAAACTATAATATACTTGCTTTTGGCTTTAAAACTCGGGAAATGGGAGGAGTAA
- a CDS encoding class II glutamine amidotransferase, protein MCRLFIANAKGSFIEKLYNSLMNAAGNDIFAKGLTHDTGWGYYIANSNISNFYKSGSPIFKDKISLNIDEDKNYHAIFHARLAAKGQPIRGFIDSHPYLIHNKDSLLILAHNGVVDKEIISKELNVDYRLYTDSEILGLLLSKFDGDIDKILYDADKYIKEIGAFIGTFNVIAMKIKRDQDNIKISSACISDYPDNKEDNYKKMVIYKNGDNIAAMSSTVAYYYGILDENGNIIDKNSMICEKGISYKI, encoded by the coding sequence ATGTGTAGATTATTTATAGCAAATGCTAAGGGAAGTTTTATAGAAAAATTGTATAATTCTTTAATGAATGCAGCTGGAAATGATATCTTTGCTAAAGGATTAACTCATGATACCGGTTGGGGTTATTATATTGCTAATAGTAACATTTCTAATTTTTATAAAAGTGGATCTCCCATATTTAAAGATAAAATTTCATTAAACATTGATGAAGATAAAAATTATCATGCAATATTTCACGCTAGGTTGGCAGCTAAAGGGCAACCAATAAGGGGTTTTATAGATTCTCACCCCTATTTAATACATAACAAGGATTCTTTACTAATATTAGCGCACAACGGAGTTGTTGATAAAGAAATTATATCAAAGGAATTAAATGTTGATTATAGGTTATATACAGACAGCGAAATACTAGGTTTGCTTTTATCTAAATTCGATGGAGATATAGATAAAATATTGTATGATGCAGATAAGTACATTAAAGAAATAGGGGCTTTTATAGGAACATTTAATGTTATTGCTATGAAGATTAAAAGAGATCAAGATAATATAAAAATATCATCAGCATGCATTTCTGATTATCCTGATAATAAAGAAGATAATTATAAAAAGATGGTAATATATAAAAATGGTGATAATATAGCTGCAATGTCGTCAACTGTTGCATACTATTATGGAATATTAGATGA